The genomic DNA ACCGGCGGCAGATCGGAAAACGTTTATGCTGTTTCAGTTGCCTGCGGAATTTACGGTAGGCCGGGCCGTTCCAGATTTCTGCCAATCCCTGCTCATTGATATTGCCTAAAGGAAGCTGGATGCACCGGGTCATGGGAATAACTCCCCCGTCAGCAAGAATTTCCATCACAAACCATGGTATATAACACCGGGTGGGCCAGACAAATCTTTCCGGCTCACGATAGAAACATTTTAGATCAGCCAGTTTGAAATCAGGGGCAAAGTGAGCACCGGGAGTTGTTTTCTTGATGCGCGAGATCTGCTCGTGCAGCATGCCCACATCCACCTGTAAAAAATCGGTATCACCGGGAAGACCTGCCACCTGTGCCTCACCCACTCCAGCGAAATGAGTATTGTGTTCCTCTGCGGATGCCGGAGAGACAAAATTCATATGGCTGATGATGGCCCGATCATACAAACGCTGCGGCAGAACGGCAAAAAGGTCGGCCAGGGCATGATAGTTAAAATTGCTGATCGTGGTCAGAATAGTCACCGTGGGAAATTTGGTTCCAGCCCGCTTTTTGGCTTCATGCAACAACTTAAGCCCGTTGATGATACGGTCAAACAGTCCGGGCAAACCCCGAATCTCGTCATGAAGTGCGCCTGCAGCGTCGATGGAAACGCCCAGTTCACTGATTCCTGACTCCATTATTTCCGGAATCCGTTTTTCAAGGAGCAACCCGTTGGTCGTGGTTTGAAAGTCCATACCAAGGTCGGTTGTTAAGCGGGCCAATTCAAAAAGGCGGGGATAAAGAAACGGCTCGGTGGTAGTCACGGAAATACGCGGCTTGGGCCTGAACGATGATGCCTCCTGCAACAAATCTTTGAGCCTGTCAAAATCAAGGGAAGCTGAAGCACCACCGGGATTGAGATTATGGAAAAACGAGCTGTCCTCGTTTTTTTGACCAAAATCGCACATCTTACAACGCAGGTTGCACACAGAATTGACTGACAGAAAGATGGTCAAGGGCGAAAAAGCAAAACCATTCATGGGCAGGTAGGCGGGCAAGCCGTTTCTGGCCATGGTCAACAGGTTGAAATTGCGCCCCGCGCCCACATGCCTGAAGGCGTTGACCACAGCCTGATAGGGAATAAAAGAAGAATCGGACATAGTGCTATCCTATCTGATGACAAGGCGGGATGCCAGTTTAAATAAAGGAAGAGGGAGCCTGCGGAAAACGGCTCCGGCAAGAGCGTAGATGCCTGTAGTATGATCCAGATGGCTGATATCGCCTTCAACCGCATCTGAAACAATTCGCTTGCTGCCGCCCCACTTCAACTTGAACCTGATCAGGGATTCCTGACAGGGTGAATCCGATCCGAACTCAAATTTCTCCGCTCCAAGATTGAGACTGTGCAGGATAGCGTTCCACATAAGAAAATCATTGGCCCGCAATGCCCGGCCCTGATCCGAAGACCCGCCATAGGCATAGATGGCTGTTTTTCGGGTATGAAGCAGGATCATGCCCGCAAGCATCCGGCCGTCCTTGTCCGCGCTGAGAATTGAGCCGTGGCCCTGTTCCATGCAGGGAAGCAAGGCTTCAAATACCTCCTGTGCATATGCTGGAACGCCCAGACGTTTGCGCGTAAGCACAAACAATTCATAAAACCGGGTCACCGCATCCATCCCCGGAGGATGGACCGTGAAAACAAGACCGTTTTTTTTTCCTTGTCGCACAGCCCTGCGCTTTGAAACAGCACCCCACAGATCGTCACGGGTCCGCCCCTTGAGAGGAAGATTCACGTTGACCCCGCATTCCCGGCAATCCAAGGAGTCCACCCGGCAATCTTTCCAGATAAACCCGGCAAGATTTTGTTCCCGCACCATGGCTCTGGTTTTATTGAGAAACAGCGACACATGAGGACCGTGATCCGGCACAGGACCGCCCTTATCCCGCCACGGAACGGATTCAATGCGGTTTCCCTTGCGCCATTGCGGCAAATACC from Desulfovibrio sp. JC010 includes the following:
- a CDS encoding GNAT family N-acetyltransferase; this translates as MSPYHLPCYAEAVGYAFGLEDLSLAAFDDQGNVVGYLPQWRKGNRIESVPWRDKGGPVPDHGPHVSLFLNKTRAMVREQNLAGFIWKDCRVDSLDCRECGVNVNLPLKGRTRDDLWGAVSKRRAVRQGKKNGLVFTVHPPGMDAVTRFYELFVLTRKRLGVPAYAQEVFEALLPCMEQGHGSILSADKDGRMLAGMILLHTRKTAIYAYGGSSDQGRALRANDFLMWNAILHSLNLGAEKFEFGSDSPCQESLIRFKLKWGGSKRIVSDAVEGDISHLDHTTGIYALAGAVFRRLPLPLFKLASRLVIR
- a CDS encoding radical SAM protein, with translation MSDSSFIPYQAVVNAFRHVGAGRNFNLLTMARNGLPAYLPMNGFAFSPLTIFLSVNSVCNLRCKMCDFGQKNEDSSFFHNLNPGGASASLDFDRLKDLLQEASSFRPKPRISVTTTEPFLYPRLFELARLTTDLGMDFQTTTNGLLLEKRIPEIMESGISELGVSIDAAGALHDEIRGLPGLFDRIINGLKLLHEAKKRAGTKFPTVTILTTISNFNYHALADLFAVLPQRLYDRAIISHMNFVSPASAEEHNTHFAGVGEAQVAGLPGDTDFLQVDVGMLHEQISRIKKTTPGAHFAPDFKLADLKCFYREPERFVWPTRCYIPWFVMEILADGGVIPMTRCIQLPLGNINEQGLAEIWNGPAYRKFRRQLKQHKRFPICRRCRGLL